A window of candidate division TA06 bacterium genomic DNA:
TTATTAAAAGAATCGATAGCATTCGATCACGATAATTCAACTGGTTTGCAAAATTATTTATAGGACTATCCTCCTGAAACTCAATGTTTGCGCGGATTGTTGTTTCAGGAAGATACAATTAACGCTTTTTTCAGGTAATATTATTAAGGAATATAAAAATACGACACCAGTTTATTACGAAACCGTTAAGGAAGATATAATCAGAATATTAAAAGATGACTAATGACCTTCTCCTCCCAAATAATCTCCCTCATCAAACGCATCCCGCGCGGCAAAGTAGCCTCCTACGGCCAGATCGCGGCCCTGGCCGGCAATCCAAGAGGCGCCCGGGCGGTCATCTGGCTGCTGCATTCCAGCTCGGGCAAGGAAAAGCTTCCCTGGCACCGGGTCATCAACGGCCAGGGGACTATTTCACTAAAGCCCGGAAACGGATACGAGGAACAGCGGGCCCTGCTGGAAAGCGAAGGAGTGGAGTTCGGCCTGCAGGGGAAAATAGACCTTAAAAGATACCTGTGGCCGGGACCGCCTGCCAAACAAGGCCGGAGAAAACAATAGCTCGGGATCGGCAAACAATTTTCTTGACGCCTCCGTCCGCCGGATATATACTTTTATATGTGACTTCAAATATTTTTCTTCTAACTCATCCTCTCTGTCCCCTGGATAAATTAAGACGATCGTGAGGCCGGGGTAAAAGGGGAAGCGAAGCATGCGCTGGGACTTGCCCTGAGCAATGCCGAAGGGAATACATGCATTAGACAAACGAAGCGGGGTTGAGTCCAAAACAAAGCATTCCCTCTTTGTTGTTTCCTGAGATAGTTGGGCAATCCTTTTCTTTTAATTCCACATCAACCCAAATCAAAACCAAGCAGGAGAAAACATGAGAAAACTATTACCCGTGCTGTTTTGCCTGGATGCTGCTGGCTGTTTTTTGCAAGCCTCAGCAAAACCCCGGCCCAGCTGGCCATCAAAGCCTCCGAGGAAGCTTTAAACCCCGTCCGGACCGAGGCCGCCAAGTTCGTGCCCGAACAGCTGGCCGCCATAGAAGCCATGCTCAAAAGCGCTAGACAATCATTTGAAAAGGGCGATTATAAAGCCGCCATAACCACAGCCAAAGACCTCCCCCTCAAGATC
This region includes:
- a CDS encoding MGMT family protein codes for the protein MTFSSQIISLIKRIPRGKVASYGQIAALAGNPRGARAVIWLLHSSSGKEKLPWHRVINGQGTISLKPGNGYEEQRALLESEGVEFGLQGKIDLKRYLWPGPPAKQGRRKQ